A window of Bradyrhizobium diazoefficiens genomic DNA:
GCTGCTCGGCATCTGTGACCGCATCTGTGTCATGAACGACGGTGCTTTCGTGGGCGAGTTTGCCGGCACTGAAGCGACACAGGAAAAGATCATGCGCGCGATCATGCGCAATGAACGAAGCAATGGGAACGCCGCGCCTGCGGCCGCGGAGATGGGAGGATCGCAGCCATGACCGACAAGACGGTATCGCTGCCCGAGGAGCGCGGGCACGGCAGCTTCATCAAGAACAATTTGCGCAATTACGGCATGCTGATGTCGCTGATCGCGATCATGCTGTTCTTCCAGGTCATGACCGGCGGCACGCTGCTGCAGCCGCTCAACCTGACGAACCTGGTGCTCCAGAACAGCTACATCGTCATCATGGCGCTCGGCATGCTGCTGGTGATCGTCACCGGTCATATCGACCTGTCGGTCGGGTCGGTGGCCGGTTTCGTCGGCGCCGTCGCTGCGCTTCTCATGGTGACCTACAAGGTCGACTACACGCTCGCCTTCGTCGCCTGTCTCGCGGTCGGCGCAGCCATCGGCGCAGCGCAGGGCTATTGGGTGGCCTATTTCAAGATCCCATCCTTCATCGTGACCCTGGCCGGCATGCTCGTGTTCAAGGGGCTCGCGCTTGCGGTGTTGCAGGGCCAGTCGCTCGGGCCGTTCCCATCGACCTTTCAGAAGCTGTCGTCGGGATTCATTCCGGAACTGCTGCCCGAGGCCGGCACGCTGCATCCCACGTCCATGCTGATTGGCGCGGTGCTGGCGCTGGGGCTGGTCTATGCCAGCGCCAAGAGCCGAGCGCGTGAAGTGGCGCACGGTATCGACGTCGAGCCCTACGCGTTCTTTCTCGGCAAGAGTGTCGTGCTCGCTTGTGCTGTGCTCTATTTCACCTATCTGATCGCGACCTATCGCGGCCTGCCGAACGTGCTCGTGATCATGAGCGCCCTGATCGCGCTCTATGGCTTTGTCACCCGCCGGACCGTGATCGGGCGGCAGATCTATGCCGTCGGCGGCAACGCCAAGGCCGCGGGCTTGTCGGGCATCAAGACCGAGCGGCTGACCTTCCTGACCTTCGTCAACATGGGCGTGCTCGCTGCGCTCGCCGGCCTCGTTTTCGCTGCACGCCTCAACACCGCGACTCCCAAGGCAGGTTTGGGCTTCGAACTCGACGTCATCGCCGCCTGCTTCATTGGCGGCGCCTCGGCCTATGGCGGGGTAGGGCGCGTCGGCGGCGCCGTGGTCGGCGCCATGATCATGGGCGTGATGAACAACGGCATGTCCATCCTCGGCATCGGCATCGACTATCAGCAGGTCATCAAGGGCCTGGTGTTGCTGGGAGCGGTGTGCATCGACGTGTATAATCAGCGGCGGTGACGGCGGTCTCGTGGGGCCCGCCGCGGCGGCTATGCCATTGTCGGCAACATCAAGCCCTTGCCCGCGGCGCTGCCGGGCGATTTACCGGCAGGTTGCACATTAATACCGGTAAAATCCACCTCGTCTCGTTCTCGGGTGAGCTATTGCTCATCAAGTGGGTATATGATCGAATGGCTGGATGGTCCACAGCCGGTCGAAACCCGATCTCATCATCTTCGACTGCGACGGCGTGCTCGTCGACAGCGAGCTCTTGAGCTGCCGGTGCCTGTCGGAGGTGCTAGCGGAGTTTGGAATTGCGCTCAGCCAGGAGCAGGCGCTCGAGCTCTTCCTGGGGCGTAGCACCAAGGCGATCGAGCTGCATTATCGTGATCTCGGGCAGATCGTGCCGGACGGCGTTCTGCCTCGCTTGAAGTCGCATGTGCTGACGACGTTCGCAACTTCGCTTCAGCCGATCCCCGGCATTGCCGGCGTGATGTCCGACTTGTCCGTGCCGTCTTGCGTGGCCTCGTCCAGCGACATCGACCGCGTCGCGCTCTCGCTCGACATCAGCGGCCTGCGGGCGCATTTCGGCGACCGGATCTACACCGCGCAAATGGTCAGGCATGGCAAGCCGGCTCCCGATCTCTTTCTCCTCGCGGCGGAAAAGATGGGGGTGCAACCTGCGCGCACGCTGGTGATCGAGGACAGCGTCAGCGGCGTGCAGGCGGGCAAGGCGGCTGGCATGACCGTCTGGGGATTTGTCGGCGGCAGCCATTACCGCGGCCGTGACGGGCAGGCTATATTGTCCGGCGCAGGGGCCGACCGGGTCTTCGCGCGCATGAGCGATTTCTGGGAGGCGTGAGGCCCGCATGGCCGCCGAGAACGACAAGTCGCGACTCGACGATGCCGCGCGCGCCGGCTGGCTCTATTTCATTGCCGGCCACACCCAGGACGAGATCGCAAGGATGCTGCAGGTCTCGCGCGCCTCGGCGCAGCGGCTGGTCTCGCTGTGCCTCGCCGAGCGCCTCATCACTTTCCGGCTCGAACACCCCATCGCCGCCTGCATGGAGCTAGCCGCGCGCCTGAAGCAGCGTTTCGACCTCGTCCATTGCGAGGTGGTGCCGGCCGATCCGGCGGCACCGCAAGCCACCGCAGGCATCGCCGAACGCTGCGCCAATTTGCTCGATGCGACGCTGCGTTCGGAGATGCCGGTGATCGTCGCGCTCGGCACGGGTCGGGCGGTGCGGGCGGCGGTCGAGCGCGTCACGCCGATCGACCGGCCCAATCACCAGATCGTCTCACTGGTCGGCAACATCTCCGCTGACGGTTCGGCGAGCTTTTACGACACCGTCGGCCGGCTCGCCGACCGCACCGGTGCGCGGCACTACCCGATGCCGCTGCCGTTCCTGATGTCGTCGGAGGACGAGCGCAACAAGATGGTCCGCATTGAGCCCATCGCCAAGGTGAAGGCGGTCGCGGCGAAGGCTGATCTGCGCCTCGTCGGCATCGGCCAGATGGACCAGAAGGCGCAGGTTCACATCGACGGCTTCGTCACCCGCGACGAATTGTTCGAGATGATGCGGTTAGGCGCAATCGGCGAGATCACCGGCTGGGCCTATGATTCCAAGGGCCGCCTGCTCAAGGCCGGCACCAACAAGCGCCTCACCAGCATTCCGCCGGAAGTGCCGGCGAAGACCACGACGATCGGTGCCGCGGTCGGTACAGCCAAGGTGGCGGCGATCGCGGCGGCGTTGAGCGGAGGCCTGATCAATGGGCTCATTACCGACGAGACGACCGCGCAGGCCATCCTGGAGCGGTAGGGCGGGCTGGCGCGGCTGCGCGACCCGGCTCCCTCTCTCGCTTGCGGGAGCGGTCGAGCAAGCCGCGCCGCTTGCTCGAACTATTGCCGTTCCCGTCGAGTCGCATCGCCCCGATCGCTCCCGCACCGCAGCACTCATAAGTTGCCGGGACGCCCGCGCGCCTGCTTGACAAAGCCCTCCCTTGCGCTGAACATACGCCCAACGCGTGGGCATATGCTCAAAGCGCGAGTTTGAGGGAGGTCACCGTGAAACATGTCTTGGGCGCCGTCTGCGGCGCGTCTGTACTTTTGCTGGCCGTCCCCGCGGTGGCCGAAACGACCCTGACGATCGCCACTGTCAACAATGGCGACATGATCCGCATGCAGGGGCTGACGGGCGAGTTCACCAAGAAGAACCCCGATATCACGGTGAAATGGGTGACGCTGGAGGAGAACGTGCTGCGCCAGCGTGTCACCACTGACA
This region includes:
- a CDS encoding sugar-binding domain-containing protein — translated: MAAENDKSRLDDAARAGWLYFIAGHTQDEIARMLQVSRASAQRLVSLCLAERLITFRLEHPIAACMELAARLKQRFDLVHCEVVPADPAAPQATAGIAERCANLLDATLRSEMPVIVALGTGRAVRAAVERVTPIDRPNHQIVSLVGNISADGSASFYDTVGRLADRTGARHYPMPLPFLMSSEDERNKMVRIEPIAKVKAVAAKADLRLVGIGQMDQKAQVHIDGFVTRDELFEMMRLGAIGEITGWAYDSKGRLLKAGTNKRLTSIPPEVPAKTTTIGAAVGTAKVAAIAAALSGGLINGLITDETTAQAILER
- the mmsB gene encoding multiple monosaccharide ABC transporter permease; translation: MTDKTVSLPEERGHGSFIKNNLRNYGMLMSLIAIMLFFQVMTGGTLLQPLNLTNLVLQNSYIVIMALGMLLVIVTGHIDLSVGSVAGFVGAVAALLMVTYKVDYTLAFVACLAVGAAIGAAQGYWVAYFKIPSFIVTLAGMLVFKGLALAVLQGQSLGPFPSTFQKLSSGFIPELLPEAGTLHPTSMLIGAVLALGLVYASAKSRAREVAHGIDVEPYAFFLGKSVVLACAVLYFTYLIATYRGLPNVLVIMSALIALYGFVTRRTVIGRQIYAVGGNAKAAGLSGIKTERLTFLTFVNMGVLAALAGLVFAARLNTATPKAGLGFELDVIAACFIGGASAYGGVGRVGGAVVGAMIMGVMNNGMSILGIGIDYQQVIKGLVLLGAVCIDVYNQRR
- a CDS encoding HAD family hydrolase, with product MVHSRSKPDLIIFDCDGVLVDSELLSCRCLSEVLAEFGIALSQEQALELFLGRSTKAIELHYRDLGQIVPDGVLPRLKSHVLTTFATSLQPIPGIAGVMSDLSVPSCVASSSDIDRVALSLDISGLRAHFGDRIYTAQMVRHGKPAPDLFLLAAEKMGVQPARTLVIEDSVSGVQAGKAAGMTVWGFVGGSHYRGRDGQAILSGAGADRVFARMSDFWEA